One Burkholderia pyrrocinia DNA segment encodes these proteins:
- a CDS encoding glucose 1-dehydrogenase, with translation MKRLEGKVALITGGARGQGEAEARRFVAEGARVVIADVLDDAGQRVAAELGDAARFQHLDVTNEGDWQAAIQATLAQFGRLDILVNNAAILKLVPIESCSLDDYRKVIEVNQVGCWLGMKSALAALKDAGGGSIVNVSSTAGMEGVAGGSAYVSSKFAVRGMTKAAALEFGRHGIRVNSVHPGGIDTVMARPPEFADFDPSSIYSGLPIARIGKPDEVASLVLFLASDESAYCTGSEFIVDGGMLAGSTFH, from the coding sequence ATGAAACGACTCGAAGGCAAGGTGGCGCTGATCACGGGCGGCGCCCGCGGCCAGGGCGAAGCGGAAGCGCGCCGGTTCGTCGCCGAAGGCGCACGCGTGGTGATCGCCGACGTGCTGGACGACGCCGGCCAGCGCGTCGCAGCCGAACTCGGCGATGCCGCGCGATTCCAGCATCTCGACGTAACGAACGAAGGCGACTGGCAGGCGGCCATTCAAGCGACGCTCGCGCAGTTCGGCCGGCTGGACATCCTCGTGAACAACGCGGCGATCCTGAAGCTCGTGCCGATCGAATCGTGTTCGCTCGACGACTATCGCAAGGTGATCGAAGTGAACCAGGTCGGCTGCTGGCTCGGCATGAAGTCGGCGCTTGCCGCGCTGAAGGATGCGGGCGGCGGCTCGATCGTCAACGTGTCGTCGACGGCCGGGATGGAAGGCGTCGCGGGCGGCAGCGCATACGTGTCGAGCAAGTTCGCGGTGCGCGGGATGACGAAGGCCGCCGCGCTCGAATTCGGCCGCCACGGTATTCGCGTGAACTCGGTACATCCGGGCGGCATCGACACGGTGATGGCGCGCCCGCCCGAGTTCGCGGACTTCGATCCGTCGTCCATCTATAGCGGTCTGCCGATCGCGCGCATCGGCAAACCCGACGAAGTGGCCAGTCTCGTGCTGTTCCTTGCGTCCGACGAATCCGCGTATTGCACGGGCTCGGAATTCATCGTCGACGGCGGGATGCTCGCGGGCAGCACGTTCCACTGA
- a CDS encoding VOC family protein — translation MNDPVLGPIDQIGYVVADLDRSIARWRVRHDAGPWTVFRNVRVDGRHLGEPVTVTMDVGLAYRGGLQIELIHVTNDTPSPYRDARGQPLVGLHHVAWVVDDLDAAVARLTARGLRVVFEARNPATRVAYLDDADDPGVRVEVIEGAGMRDMIAHGIAEARAWNGTDPVRIIDAAAASA, via the coding sequence ATGAACGACCCGGTCCTCGGCCCCATCGACCAGATCGGCTATGTGGTTGCCGACCTCGACCGCAGCATCGCGCGCTGGCGCGTCCGCCACGATGCGGGCCCGTGGACCGTGTTCCGCAACGTACGCGTCGACGGCCGCCATCTCGGCGAACCGGTGACGGTCACGATGGACGTCGGGCTCGCGTATCGCGGCGGCCTGCAGATCGAACTGATCCACGTGACGAACGACACGCCATCGCCGTACCGCGATGCGCGCGGGCAACCGCTCGTCGGCCTGCATCACGTCGCGTGGGTCGTCGACGATCTCGACGCCGCGGTGGCGCGGCTGACGGCGCGCGGCCTGCGTGTCGTGTTCGAAGCGCGCAACCCGGCGACGCGCGTCGCGTATCTCGACGACGCCGACGATCCCGGCGTACGCGTCGAAGTGATCGAAGGCGCCGGCATGCGCGACATGATCGCGCACGGCATCGCCGAAGCGCGCGCGTGGAACGGCACCGATCCGGTTCGCATCATCGACGCGGCGGCCGCCTCCGCATGA
- a CDS encoding cysteine hydrolase family protein, with protein sequence MQHPTIRTLAGATAPTSIDAARTALLVIDFQNEYFSGRLPIPEGPHALGNARRVIAFADRAGIPVFHVQHVDTADSPIFADGSDGFRFHADLQPAPHHTVVRKTSVSVFPTTDIDARLKAAGIDTLIVTGLMTHACIAGAARDAVPLGYAVIVVDDACATRDLDVADGSTVAHRDLHRATLAALSDTFGDVLTTGQVLALDVA encoded by the coding sequence ATGCAACATCCGACCATCCGTACCCTGGCCGGCGCGACGGCGCCGACGTCGATCGATGCCGCCCGCACCGCGCTGCTGGTGATCGATTTCCAGAATGAATACTTCAGCGGCCGCCTGCCGATTCCGGAAGGGCCGCACGCGCTGGGCAACGCGCGGCGCGTGATCGCGTTTGCCGACCGCGCGGGCATTCCGGTGTTTCATGTTCAGCACGTCGATACGGCTGACAGCCCGATCTTCGCCGACGGCAGCGACGGCTTCCGCTTTCACGCGGACCTGCAGCCGGCGCCGCATCACACGGTTGTGAGGAAGACCTCGGTGAGCGTGTTCCCGACCACGGACATCGATGCGCGCCTGAAGGCGGCCGGCATCGACACGCTGATCGTCACGGGCCTGATGACGCATGCATGCATCGCCGGCGCGGCCCGCGATGCGGTGCCGCTCGGCTATGCGGTGATCGTCGTCGACGACGCATGCGCGACGCGCGACCTCGACGTCGCGGACGGCAGCACGGTGGCGCACCGGGACCTCCATCGCGCGACGCTGGCCGCGCTGTCGGACACGTTCGGCGACGTGCTGACGACCGGGCAGGTGCTGGCGCTCGACGTCGCCTGA
- a CDS encoding amidohydrolase, with protein MQHADTVYLNGLLYTGDAQRRFAQALATKDGKIVAVGRGDDIRPLAGPATRMVDLAGRLMLPGLIDGHVHPLEGHQILGDFDLSGINDPDAILRRIRACADATPNEPWVYLGGANLAAFGAYPTRELLDRIVPDRPLLVVGFDVHSGCLNTKGLEAAGIQADTPDPSGGVYERDASGAPNGVAHEAAFYRICPIIPQLSPAGYPKSLAKAHAMAHGFGITGWFDARVEEAELKAYADAQRAGKLKAYMSAGLYANPRRDPREQVERFVAWRREYERDNLRLHTVKIFVDGVPESKTAALLEPYEGTDDCGLALWNQDALNEICLLADTAGFDLHFHTLADRAVRMTLDALEHVQRRNGMRDRRAQLAHLQLVDPADMSRFNRLGAIASVQTLWTAARKEQQQLYRDLLGDERAARNYPFRSLRNAGAMLAAGSDWSVSTMDPMQIIQTGVTHLLIDQPDSPPWNPHERLDLLTMLEAYTVNTAYALRFDDCTGSLEAGKDASFAILDRNPFAHPVETFAQTRVIETCFRGEVVHAAPGWAD; from the coding sequence ATGCAACACGCCGATACCGTCTATCTGAACGGCCTGCTCTACACGGGCGACGCGCAGCGCCGCTTCGCCCAGGCACTCGCCACGAAGGACGGCAAGATCGTCGCGGTCGGCCGCGGCGACGACATCCGCCCGCTGGCCGGCCCCGCGACGCGCATGGTCGACCTGGCCGGCAGGCTGATGCTGCCGGGCCTCATCGACGGTCACGTGCACCCGCTCGAAGGCCACCAGATCCTCGGCGACTTCGACCTGTCCGGCATCAACGATCCCGATGCGATCCTGCGGCGCATCCGCGCGTGCGCCGATGCGACGCCGAACGAACCGTGGGTCTATCTCGGCGGCGCCAACCTCGCCGCGTTCGGCGCGTATCCGACCCGCGAGCTGCTCGACCGGATCGTGCCCGACCGGCCGCTGCTCGTGGTCGGCTTCGACGTGCACAGCGGCTGCCTCAACACGAAGGGGCTCGAAGCGGCCGGCATCCAGGCCGACACGCCCGATCCGAGCGGCGGTGTTTACGAGCGCGATGCGTCGGGCGCGCCGAACGGCGTCGCGCATGAAGCGGCGTTCTACCGCATCTGCCCGATCATTCCGCAATTGAGCCCGGCCGGCTACCCGAAGTCGCTCGCAAAGGCGCACGCGATGGCGCACGGTTTCGGCATCACGGGCTGGTTCGACGCACGGGTCGAGGAAGCCGAGCTCAAGGCTTATGCCGACGCGCAGCGCGCCGGCAAGCTGAAGGCCTACATGAGCGCGGGCCTCTATGCGAACCCGCGCCGCGACCCGCGCGAGCAGGTCGAGCGCTTCGTCGCATGGCGCCGCGAATACGAGCGCGACAACCTGCGCCTGCATACGGTGAAGATCTTCGTCGACGGCGTGCCCGAATCGAAGACCGCCGCGCTGCTCGAGCCGTACGAAGGCACCGACGACTGCGGCCTCGCGCTGTGGAACCAGGACGCGCTGAACGAGATCTGCCTGCTCGCCGATACGGCCGGCTTCGACCTGCACTTCCATACGCTCGCCGACCGCGCGGTGCGCATGACGCTCGACGCGCTCGAACACGTGCAGCGCCGCAACGGGATGCGCGACCGGCGCGCGCAACTCGCGCACCTGCAGCTCGTCGATCCGGCCGACATGAGCCGCTTCAACCGGCTCGGCGCGATCGCGAGCGTGCAGACGCTGTGGACGGCCGCTCGCAAGGAGCAGCAACAGCTCTATCGCGACCTGCTCGGCGACGAGCGCGCCGCGCGCAATTACCCGTTCCGCAGCCTGCGCAACGCGGGCGCGATGCTCGCGGCCGGCTCCGACTGGTCGGTCAGCACGATGGACCCGATGCAGATCATCCAGACGGGCGTCACGCACCTGCTGATCGACCAGCCCGACAGCCCGCCGTGGAATCCGCACGAGCGCCTCGACCTGCTCACGATGCTCGAAGCGTATACGGTGAACACCGCGTATGCGCTGCGCTTCGACGACTGCACGGGCTCGCTCGAAGCGGGCAAGGACGCGAGCTTCGCGATCCTCGACCGCAATCCGTTCGCGCATCCGGTCGAGACGTTCGCGCAAACCCGCGTGATCGAAACGTGCTTCCGCGGCGAAGTCGTGCACGCCGCGCCGGGCTGGGCCGACTGA
- a CDS encoding helix-turn-helix transcriptional regulator, which translates to MSPAHISLSNAGDLVASLGSPQFPARLWAWLRDTVDPQSHYSVATRYRRDAPSQSVDSVDVLFFAGGDDPDGTRHALDLYTQGDWRSDTLLPHIERVTDSQLVFSCNEEIDTATEYGRQFALGELGEDCTLLGSERDYVYAFSLFRRRGQPSYTLAELALLRQLGDFVLPLLIQHARLARLTPRSDDGALLQRFEQRLSGSGAALSQRERLVCRAVLQGRPVPQIADTLALKPSSVRTYLERALAKLGVANRAGLFAWCVTEDDTPDVSRSLNNAATSPQPLPPPLSRVVLKTMTDSRLSRS; encoded by the coding sequence ATGAGCCCCGCCCATATTTCCCTGAGCAACGCCGGCGACCTGGTCGCCAGCCTCGGCAGTCCGCAGTTTCCCGCCCGGCTTTGGGCGTGGCTGCGCGATACCGTCGACCCGCAGTCCCATTACAGCGTCGCGACGCGTTACCGGCGCGACGCGCCGTCGCAATCGGTCGACAGCGTCGACGTGCTGTTCTTCGCCGGCGGCGACGATCCCGACGGCACGCGCCATGCGCTCGATCTGTATACACAGGGCGACTGGCGGTCCGACACGCTGCTTCCGCATATCGAGCGCGTCACCGATTCGCAGCTCGTGTTCTCGTGCAACGAGGAAATCGACACCGCGACCGAATACGGCCGCCAATTCGCGCTCGGCGAGCTCGGCGAGGACTGCACGCTGCTCGGCAGCGAGCGCGACTATGTCTACGCGTTTTCGCTGTTCCGCCGGCGCGGCCAGCCGTCGTACACGCTGGCCGAACTGGCGCTGCTGCGGCAGCTCGGCGATTTCGTGCTGCCGCTGCTGATCCAGCATGCGCGGCTCGCACGCCTGACGCCGCGCTCGGACGACGGCGCGCTGCTGCAGCGCTTCGAACAGCGGCTGTCGGGCAGCGGCGCGGCGCTGTCGCAACGCGAACGACTCGTGTGCCGCGCCGTGCTGCAAGGCCGGCCCGTCCCGCAGATCGCCGACACGCTCGCGCTCAAGCCGAGCAGCGTGCGCACCTATCTCGAGCGCGCGCTCGCGAAGCTCGGCGTCGCGAACCGGGCCGGGCTCTTCGCGTGGTGCGTGACCGAAGACGACACACCCGATGTGTCGCGGTCACTAAATAACGCCGCCACCTCACCGCAACCGCTCCCACCGCCTTTGTCGCGCGTTGTCCTCAAAACGATGACAGACAGCCGGCTCTCCCGCTCCTAG
- a CDS encoding nuclear transport factor 2 family protein — MSSLRSPVRAVAAFVLLAASAAAFAAGPATRDLAAEEANRQLVLTFYDRFFNKHEAVEAAAVVADDYKQHNPHVPDGKKPFVSYFVGAFEKNPASRARIVRSATDGDLVYLHVHATERPGDRGEAVVDIFRVKAGKIVEHWDVIQPVPETAANPNTMF, encoded by the coding sequence ATGTCATCGCTCCGCTCCCCCGTTCGCGCCGTTGCCGCGTTCGTCCTGCTGGCCGCATCGGCGGCCGCATTCGCCGCCGGCCCGGCCACGCGCGACCTGGCCGCCGAGGAAGCCAACCGACAGCTCGTGCTGACGTTCTACGACCGCTTCTTCAACAAACATGAAGCGGTCGAGGCCGCCGCCGTCGTCGCGGACGACTACAAGCAGCACAACCCGCACGTGCCGGACGGCAAGAAGCCGTTCGTGTCGTACTTCGTCGGCGCATTCGAGAAGAACCCGGCATCGCGTGCGCGCATCGTCCGCAGCGCGACCGACGGCGATCTCGTCTATCTGCACGTGCATGCGACCGAGCGTCCGGGCGATCGCGGCGAAGCGGTCGTCGACATCTTCCGCGTGAAGGCCGGCAAGATCGTCGAGCACTGGGACGTGATCCAGCCGGTGCCCGAAACGGCCGCGAACCCGAACACGATGTTCTGA
- a CDS encoding winged helix-turn-helix transcriptional regulator, translating into MPFPSADETVELDQPCPIRDVLDRIGDQWSLLVLEALSGGTMRFNEFGRAIGDVSNQMLSRTLKRLEQDGFVSRTLFAEVPPRVEYALTDLGRSFLTPMQAMIRWADEHHRAICAARRRAREQEGGGR; encoded by the coding sequence ATGCCGTTCCCGTCCGCCGACGAAACCGTCGAACTCGATCAGCCGTGCCCGATCCGCGATGTGCTGGACCGCATCGGCGACCAGTGGAGCCTGCTCGTGCTCGAGGCGCTGTCCGGCGGGACGATGCGCTTCAACGAATTCGGCCGCGCGATCGGCGATGTGTCGAACCAAATGCTGTCGCGCACGCTCAAGCGGCTCGAGCAGGACGGCTTCGTCAGCCGCACGCTGTTCGCCGAAGTGCCGCCGCGTGTCGAATATGCGCTGACCGACCTCGGGCGTTCGTTCCTGACGCCGATGCAGGCGATGATCCGGTGGGCCGATGAGCATCATCGTGCGATCTGCGCTGCGCGCCGTCGTGCGCGGGAGCAGGAGGGCGGCGGGCGCTGA
- a CDS encoding YXWGXW repeat-containing protein: protein MNRRSLLRAIGLTAAFVGTGWLRAASAQPAPPVYRPSGPNRVPGGPPYSDRPGFAPPAARHDRRPPPPRPHGYIWTDGYWRWQGGRYIWVSGRWVARRPGRRWVPGYWRRQGQVWVYVDGSWR from the coding sequence ATGAATCGACGCTCGTTGTTGCGCGCCATCGGATTGACCGCCGCCTTCGTCGGCACCGGCTGGCTCCGCGCCGCCTCAGCCCAGCCCGCGCCGCCCGTGTACCGGCCGTCCGGCCCGAACCGCGTACCCGGCGGGCCGCCTTATTCCGACCGGCCGGGCTTCGCGCCGCCGGCGGCTCGGCACGACCGCCGACCGCCGCCACCGCGGCCGCATGGCTATATATGGACCGACGGCTACTGGCGCTGGCAGGGCGGCCGGTATATATGGGTGTCCGGCCGCTGGGTCGCACGGCGCCCCGGGCGTCGCTGGGTGCCCGGCTACTGGCGTCGCCAGGGGCAGGTGTGGGTCTACGTCGACGGTTCGTGGCGATAG
- a CDS encoding porin, which produces MNKTLIVAAAAASFATVAHAQSSVTLYGVLDAGITYQSNVQNAAGQGKSLWSMGSGIDQSRFGLRGSEDLGGGLKAIFTLESGFNIGNGKFANGNGGMFNRQAFVGLSSQYGTVTLGKQYDATQDYLAPLTATGSWGGTYFAHPLNNDRLSTNGDVALNNTVKYTSANYAGLQFGGTYSFSNNTNFGNNRAYSGGVSYQYQGLKLGAAYSQANIGSPLNTAGASSITAQGRNRTFGAAAAYAFGPAQVGAAWTQSRLDNQANGGGSLRADNYEVNAKYNLTPALGLGAAYTYTNAKVDGSSAHWNQFGLQADYALSKRTDVYAQAVYQRASKNAGGASIYNGDADTLPSSSINQTAATVGLRHRF; this is translated from the coding sequence ATGAACAAGACTCTGATCGTTGCAGCAGCTGCAGCATCGTTCGCTACCGTCGCTCACGCGCAAAGCAGCGTCACGCTGTACGGCGTGCTGGACGCAGGCATCACCTACCAAAGCAACGTCCAGAACGCAGCCGGCCAAGGCAAGTCGCTGTGGTCGATGGGTTCGGGCATTGACCAGAGCCGTTTCGGCCTGCGTGGCTCGGAAGACCTCGGTGGTGGCCTGAAGGCAATCTTCACGTTGGAAAGCGGCTTCAACATCGGTAACGGCAAGTTCGCGAACGGCAACGGCGGCATGTTCAACCGTCAAGCATTCGTCGGCCTGTCGAGCCAGTACGGCACGGTCACGCTGGGCAAGCAGTACGACGCAACGCAAGACTACCTGGCGCCGCTGACGGCAACGGGTTCGTGGGGCGGCACGTACTTCGCGCACCCGCTGAACAATGACCGTCTGAGCACGAACGGCGACGTCGCGCTGAACAACACGGTCAAGTACACGAGCGCGAACTACGCTGGCCTGCAATTCGGCGGCACGTACTCGTTCTCGAACAACACGAACTTCGGCAACAACCGTGCATACAGCGGCGGCGTGTCGTACCAGTACCAAGGCCTGAAGCTGGGTGCAGCGTACTCGCAAGCCAACATCGGCAGCCCGCTGAACACGGCAGGTGCAAGCTCGATTACGGCACAAGGCCGTAACCGTACGTTCGGTGCAGCTGCTGCGTACGCATTCGGCCCGGCGCAAGTCGGTGCAGCATGGACGCAATCGCGTCTGGACAACCAAGCGAACGGCGGCGGCTCGCTGCGCGCTGACAACTACGAAGTCAACGCAAAGTACAACCTGACGCCGGCTCTCGGCCTGGGTGCTGCTTACACGTACACGAACGCGAAGGTTGACGGCAGCAGCGCGCACTGGAACCAGTTCGGCCTGCAAGCTGACTACGCTCTGTCGAAGCGCACGGACGTGTACGCACAAGCTGTGTACCAACGTGCATCGAAGAACGCAGGCGGCGCATCGATCTACAACGGCGACGCTGACACGCTGCCGAGCTCGTCGATCAACCAAACCGCAGCAACGGTTGGTCTGCGTCACCGCTTCTAA
- a CDS encoding GreA/GreB family elongation factor, which produces MKQRLYQLTELDVARLEKHAEHNPRFQTMLDALLERADIVQPDAIKANVVTMNSQITLLDEATQEQATWTIVYPDAANLELGRLNVFSPVGMALLGTQRGQMVKVMQPSGAEKLMKVAAIVFQPEANGEYTR; this is translated from the coding sequence ATGAAACAACGCCTTTACCAGTTGACCGAACTCGACGTCGCTCGCCTCGAGAAGCACGCCGAGCACAACCCGCGATTCCAGACGATGCTCGACGCGCTGCTCGAGCGCGCCGACATCGTTCAGCCCGACGCCATCAAGGCGAACGTCGTCACGATGAACTCGCAGATCACGCTGCTCGACGAAGCGACCCAGGAACAGGCCACCTGGACGATTGTTTATCCGGACGCCGCCAATCTCGAACTCGGCCGCCTGAACGTCTTCTCGCCCGTCGGCATGGCGCTGCTGGGTACGCAGCGCGGCCAGATGGTCAAGGTGATGCAGCCGAGCGGCGCCGAAAAGCTGATGAAGGTCGCCGCAATCGTGTTCCAGCCGGAAGCCAACGGCGAATACACGCGCTGA
- a CDS encoding DUF4148 domain-containing protein: MKSIIYAAIAASVLAAPIASFAQSEQGLTRDQVKAELVQLEQNGYKPLASDSQYPSNIQAAEQRIQPNQPMLAQADTSGYGAVATGAGQAGRRMTREAPNPVNSVYFGN; the protein is encoded by the coding sequence ATGAAGTCGATCATCTACGCAGCCATCGCCGCATCCGTACTTGCCGCTCCGATCGCATCGTTTGCGCAGTCCGAACAAGGGCTGACCCGCGACCAGGTCAAGGCCGAACTCGTGCAACTCGAACAGAACGGCTACAAGCCGCTGGCGAGCGATTCGCAATATCCGAGCAATATCCAGGCAGCCGAACAACGGATCCAGCCGAACCAGCCGATGCTCGCGCAGGCCGATACCAGCGGCTACGGTGCGGTGGCAACGGGTGCCGGACAAGCGGGCCGTCGCATGACGCGGGAAGCACCGAATCCCGTGAACTCGGTCTACTTCGGCAACTAA